The Rickettsiales bacterium genome includes a region encoding these proteins:
- the dapB gene encoding 4-hydroxy-tetrahydrodipicolinate reductase gives MSKLLTVAIAGCSGRMGQMLVAAAREHQEVKLVAGSVHTISNQLNNNLYVTSNPVVLAEKADAIIDFTTPESTIAHAQAAAKLGKTIIIGTTGFSDEQQKKINSYARDTRIVQSGNFSMGVNILESLVEKTATMLSDQYDIEINEMHHKHKKDAPSGTAIMMGKAAARGREINFDEKKVIDRNGTRKKGDIGFSVSRGGDVVGIHNVMFAGGGELITLSHQGFSRNIYATGAIAAVLWAKGKANGLYSMRDVLGL, from the coding sequence ATGAGTAAGCTTCTTACGGTAGCGATAGCCGGATGTAGTGGACGTATGGGACAGATGTTAGTTGCAGCAGCAAGAGAGCATCAGGAAGTGAAGTTAGTAGCTGGTAGTGTTCATACTATTTCTAATCAGCTAAATAATAATCTTTATGTAACATCTAATCCAGTTGTGCTTGCCGAGAAGGCGGACGCTATAATAGATTTTACCACTCCTGAATCAACAATTGCGCACGCACAGGCAGCAGCAAAACTTGGCAAGACCATTATAATCGGGACAACTGGGTTTAGCGACGAGCAACAGAAAAAAATAAATTCTTATGCTCGTGATACCCGTATTGTACAATCAGGTAATTTCAGTATGGGAGTTAATATTTTAGAGTCACTTGTGGAAAAAACCGCTACCATGCTTTCTGACCAGTACGATATTGAAATAAATGAAATGCATCATAAGCACAAAAAAGACGCCCCTTCCGGCACCGCTATTATGATGGGAAAAGCGGCGGCAAGAGGACGAGAGATAAATTTTGATGAGAAGAAAGTAATAGATAGGAATGGCACGCGCAAAAAAGGGGATATAGGGTTTTCCGTTTCTCGTGGCGGCGATGTTGTTGGAATACATAATGTGATGTTCGCTGGAGGAGGTGAACTTATCACTCTATCACATCAAGGTTTTTCTCGTAATATATACGCTACCGGCGCTATTGCCGCTGTGCTTTGGGCGAAAGGCAAAGCAAATGGTTTATATTCAATGCGAGATGTATTAGGGTTGTAA
- a CDS encoding flagellar hook-basal body complex protein — protein sequence MDNSIYISLSRQLALFRDMSATANNIANANTTGYLSEHMLFNSYLTKDINQRVQNDMAFANDIATYHNMENGAIKATGNKLDVAIASDGFFAVQTPLGTRYTRAGSFKIDEFGTLVTPDGNPVLSDNGQPILLPENAKEIIIGEAGNISVDGADLVSIGVYKFDNPQLLERLAGAMFKSEIEPELEGEQRVVQGALSGANVKPVLELTHMMDVSNSVSNTAKFIEVIYDLERKTSNTWAQMSQ from the coding sequence ATGGATAATAGTATTTATATATCTCTTTCCCGTCAATTAGCTTTATTCCGTGATATGTCGGCAACCGCTAATAATATAGCTAACGCTAATACTACCGGTTATTTATCAGAGCATATGCTGTTTAACTCATATCTCACTAAGGATATAAACCAACGTGTACAAAATGACATGGCATTTGCTAATGATATAGCTACCTATCATAATATGGAAAATGGCGCGATAAAGGCGACTGGTAATAAACTGGATGTTGCCATAGCTAGTGATGGTTTTTTCGCTGTGCAAACCCCTCTTGGAACTCGTTATACTAGAGCTGGTAGTTTTAAGATTGATGAGTTTGGAACATTAGTAACACCTGATGGTAATCCTGTATTAAGTGATAATGGTCAACCTATTTTGTTGCCGGAAAACGCTAAAGAGATAATTATTGGAGAGGCTGGGAATATATCGGTAGACGGCGCTGACTTAGTATCTATTGGTGTTTATAAATTTGACAATCCACAGCTTCTTGAGCGTCTGGCTGGCGCTATGTTCAAAAGCGAGATAGAGCCAGAACTGGAAGGTGAGCAGCGTGTTGTGCAAGGTGCTTTGTCAGGTGCTAATGTGAAACCTGTATTAGAACTTACTCATATGATGGATGTATCTAACTCAGTATCAAACACCGCGAAATTCATTGAAGTAATTTACGATTTGGAGAGGAAAACTTCTAACACTTGGGCGCAAATGTCACAATAA